The following are from one region of the Pleurodeles waltl isolate 20211129_DDA chromosome 4_1, aPleWal1.hap1.20221129, whole genome shotgun sequence genome:
- the DUSP6 gene encoding dual specificity protein phosphatase 6 gives MLEKLRPSGMTSCRGCGKTAAWLKEQMEQGSERLLLMDCRAQELYESSHIEAALSVALPGLMLRRLRGGKLPLRALFPRAEDRERFGRRCRTDTVLLYDEGSDCNQNGGGTAGDSVLGLLMERLTDEGCRAFYLEGGFNKFQAEFPVHCETNLDLSSCSSGGSSPPVLGLGGLRISSDSSSDIESDVDRDPISATDSEGSPLSNPQPSFPVEILPHLYLGCAKDSTNLDILEEFGIKYILNVTPNLPNLFENAGEFRYKQIPISDHWSQNLSQFFPDAISFIDEARGKSCGVLVHCLAGISRSVTVTVAYLMQSLNLSMNDAYDIVRTKKSNISPNFNFLGQLKDFEKTLGLSSPCDNHVPAQQLYFTTPANQNVFQVDSLQST, from the exons ATGCTAGAGAAGCTGCGCCCGTCCGGCATGACGAGCTGCCGCGGCTGCGGCAAGACGGCGGCCTGGCtgaaggagcagatggagcagggcagCGAGCGGCTGCTGCTGATGGACTGCCGGGCGCAGGAGCTCTACGAGTCCTCGCACATCGAGGCGGCGCTCAGCGTGGCCTTGCCGGGCCTCATGCTGCGGCGCCTGCGGGGCGGGAAGCTGCCGCTGCGGGCGCTCTTCCCCCGGGCCGAGGACCGCGAGCGCTTCGGCCGGCGCTGCCGCACCGACACCGTGCTGCTCTACGACGAGGGCAGCGACTGCAACCAGAACGGCGGCGGCACCGCCGGGGACAGCGTGCTGGGACTGCTGATGGAGCGGCTGACGGACGAGGGCTGCAGGGCCTTCTACTTGGAGG GAGGCTTCAACAAGTTCCAGGCCGAGTTCCCGGTCCACTGCGAGACCAACCTTGACTTGAGCTCGTGCAGCAGCGGCGGCTCCTCTCCGCCCGTGCTGGGCCTAGGCGGCCTCCGCATCAGCTCGGACTCATCGTCGGATATCGAGTCGGACGTCGACCGCGACCCCATCAGCGCCACGGACTCCGAGGGCAGTCCGCTGTCTAACCCGCAGCCATCCTTCCCCGTGGAGATCCTGCCTCACCTGTACCTGGGCTGCGCCAAGGACTCCACCAACCTTGACATCCTGGAAGAGTTCGGCATCAAGTACATCCTGAACGTCACCCCCAACCTGCCCAACCTCTTCGAGAACGCCGGGGAGTTCAGATACAAGCAGATCCCCATCTCTGATCACTGGAGCCAGAACCTCTCGCAGTTCTTCCCTGACGCCATCTCCTTCATAG ACGAGGCCCGGGGTAAAAGCTGCGGTGTCCTGGTACACTGCTTGGCCGGCATCAGCCGTTCGGTGACTGTCACAGTGGCCTACCTTATGCAGAGCTTAAATTTGTCCATGAACGATGCGTACGATATTGTCAGAACGAAGAAGTCCAACATCTCCCCAAACTTTAACTTCTTGGGGCAACTTAAGGACTTTGAGAAGACCCTGGGGCTGAGTAGCCCGTGTGACAACCACGTGCCCGCCCAGCAGCTGTACTTCACTACTCCTGCCAATCAAAATGTCTTCCAGGTGGATTCCCTGCAGTCCACGTGA